From Gimesia panareensis, the proteins below share one genomic window:
- the rpsI gene encoding 30S ribosomal protein S9 has protein sequence MENETPEPEVTEETTEQQTPVEAETATSEEATASGVPELTLGSSLATETEEEDVVKPEPVIRGKLDKHGVAMGTGRRKTAVARVRIKSGSGNLTINGAGLNEYLRVERDRQMVEAPLKATDTHGKVDVWVRVSGGGTTGQTGAIVLGIARALEAYNSQLHEALAAGRFLTRDSRMVERKKFGFKKARKSFQFSKR, from the coding sequence ATGGAAAATGAGACTCCAGAACCTGAAGTAACAGAAGAAACCACAGAGCAGCAGACCCCGGTTGAAGCGGAAACCGCAACCAGCGAAGAAGCCACCGCTTCCGGTGTTCCTGAATTGACTCTGGGATCAAGCCTGGCGACTGAAACGGAAGAGGAAGATGTAGTTAAGCCAGAGCCCGTGATTCGTGGGAAGCTGGACAAGCATGGTGTTGCCATGGGAACTGGCCGTCGTAAGACCGCTGTTGCCCGTGTTCGGATTAAATCCGGATCAGGCAACCTGACCATCAACGGCGCTGGACTGAACGAATACCTCCGAGTTGAACGCGATCGCCAGATGGTGGAAGCACCTCTGAAAGCGACAGACACCCATGGCAAAGTGGATGTCTGGGTTCGTGTCAGTGGCGGTGGAACCACAGGACAGACCGGTGCGATTGTTCTGGGTATCGCCCGTGCCCTGGAAGCATACAACAGCCAGCTCCATGAAGCTCTGGCCGCAGGACGCTTCCTGACTCGTGATAGCCGTATGGTCGAACGTAAGAAATTCGGTTTCAAAAAGGCCCGCAAGAGCTTCCAGTTCTCAAAACGCTAA
- the mgtE gene encoding magnesium transporter produces MYGRLLLPELRVMLDEGDHAGIKEFCDALYPAVTAEILAELDSQEVWRVISCCEPEKQAEIFQFLPLPQQIEIVAVINRAPLSRLIEEMAPDDRVDLLSRMDEEHVEELLPLMAQAERSDIRKLLSYPEDSAGAIMTTEYASLPENITVAQALEKLRQQAPDSEIISYIYVVDEGRRLQGIVSLRDLILARPARPLSELINRDVISVRVDDDQEYVAQQLARFDFVAIPVVDNQNQLVGIVTHDDAIDIMQEEATEDTYRLAAVEPLEDSYLSTSLMTVIRKRIGWLIFLLVPSFLAAKVLEHYEGVSDKFEWLVLFIPLILASGGNAGSQSATLIIRAMALESNIQRDELNALLRKEFKLGLLLGGFLSVISFFISWAFTAELIQASVVGLSVFLVVLMGISAGGTLPMGFRRLGMDPALMSNPFITALVDILGLIIYFQVAMYIVG; encoded by the coding sequence ATGTATGGGCGATTGTTGCTGCCAGAGCTCCGGGTGATGCTGGATGAAGGCGATCACGCGGGCATTAAGGAATTCTGTGATGCCCTGTATCCGGCTGTGACTGCAGAAATTCTGGCCGAGCTCGACAGCCAGGAGGTCTGGCGGGTGATCTCCTGCTGCGAACCGGAGAAGCAGGCGGAAATCTTTCAGTTCCTGCCCCTGCCACAGCAGATCGAAATCGTTGCCGTCATTAACCGGGCGCCCCTGTCCCGGCTGATCGAAGAGATGGCCCCCGACGACCGCGTCGATTTGCTCTCACGGATGGATGAGGAGCATGTGGAAGAGCTCCTGCCACTGATGGCCCAGGCGGAACGCAGCGATATCCGCAAGCTGCTCTCCTACCCGGAGGACAGCGCCGGCGCGATCATGACGACCGAATATGCGTCGCTGCCGGAAAATATCACCGTGGCCCAGGCACTGGAAAAACTGCGTCAGCAGGCGCCGGACAGTGAAATCATCTCCTATATTTACGTGGTCGATGAAGGACGGCGGCTGCAGGGGATTGTGTCCCTGCGTGACCTGATCCTGGCGCGTCCGGCGCGGCCCCTGTCGGAACTGATCAACCGGGACGTAATTTCCGTGCGGGTGGATGATGACCAGGAATACGTGGCCCAGCAGCTGGCCCGGTTCGACTTTGTGGCGATCCCGGTGGTGGATAACCAGAATCAGCTGGTAGGGATTGTGACGCACGACGACGCCATCGATATTATGCAGGAAGAGGCGACCGAAGATACCTATCGTCTGGCAGCGGTCGAACCGCTCGAAGACAGCTATCTCTCGACATCGTTGATGACCGTCATCCGCAAGCGGATCGGCTGGCTGATCTTTCTGCTGGTGCCTTCCTTCCTGGCGGCCAAGGTTCTGGAACACTACGAAGGGGTTTCGGACAAGTTCGAATGGCTGGTGCTGTTCATTCCCCTGATCCTGGCCAGTGGCGGTAATGCAGGTTCGCAGTCCGCAACACTGATTATCCGGGCGATGGCTTTAGAGTCGAACATTCAGCGCGATGAGCTCAATGCGCTGTTGCGCAAAGAGTTCAAGCTGGGGCTGTTGCTGGGGGGATTCCTGTCCGTGATCAGTTTTTTTATCTCCTGGGCATTTACTGCGGAACTGATACAGGCGTCTGTCGTCGGACTGTCGGTATTTTTAGTGGTACTGATGGGAATCTCGGCGGGGGGGACGCTGCCGATGGGCTTCCGCCGGCTGGGAATGGATCCGGCGCTGATGTCGAATCCGTTTATCACCGCACTGGTTGATATCCTGGGACTGATTATTTATTTCCAGGTGGCGATGTACATCGTCGGCTGA
- a CDS encoding MutS-related protein: MQAPQNQHHPQTEYEQRLKSRAAAVQAFVNQSDRFSTWRGLVFLAAVGILLAATLGELLSPQWLFAPAVAFVILVILHARCIRRLKRARLAEAYYRTALDRLNDQWIGVRPAGEEYYDPQHMYAGDLDLLGRGSLFQLICAARTKLGEETLARWLLGPASTTVIRERQQSVEELRTELDFRETLELLEAETHSEIEQTHLADWVRQPLISIPAPLQWASMITGIFAALSVLSWLFSWTGIAPIVVAIIIQVCLLFFVGPQIRELLNQTDEVRDGLPVLSDVLSLIEQREFESSHLKTIIAALQTDGVPPSRSIAQLRRAIQGLNNCFRNQFSAPLAILLGIPFHYLSAIERWLKRVGPHCPEWLAAVGEFEALCSLAGYAYEHPEDPFPEIVEPEEGPCFEGTSLGHPLLPLQQVVRNDVTLNSEHRLLMISGSNMSGKSTLMRTVGTNFVLALAGAPVRAASLRVSPMQAGTAMRVQDSLQQGASLFYQSVARLSAVVHLADAPEPVLFLLDEILQGTNSHDRRIGAQSVIETLIERGGIGIVTTHDLALTEITGLFGDLARNVHFEDQLVDGKMTFDYRMRPGVVEHSNALELMKMMGIKLNEAEIDPKSAETNR, encoded by the coding sequence ATGCAAGCCCCCCAGAATCAACATCATCCCCAGACAGAATACGAACAGCGGCTCAAGAGTCGTGCGGCGGCCGTACAGGCTTTCGTTAATCAGAGCGATCGCTTTTCGACCTGGCGCGGCCTCGTCTTTCTGGCAGCCGTCGGCATCCTGCTGGCAGCGACTCTCGGTGAGCTGCTGAGCCCCCAATGGCTCTTCGCCCCGGCTGTGGCATTTGTGATCCTCGTCATTCTGCACGCCCGCTGCATTCGCCGCCTGAAACGGGCCCGACTGGCAGAAGCCTACTACCGGACCGCACTGGACCGCCTGAACGACCAGTGGATCGGCGTACGGCCTGCGGGTGAGGAATATTACGACCCGCAACACATGTACGCCGGCGACCTGGACCTGCTGGGGCGAGGCTCCCTGTTCCAACTGATCTGTGCCGCCCGCACGAAACTGGGTGAAGAGACACTGGCCCGCTGGCTGCTCGGCCCCGCCAGCACTACCGTAATCCGGGAGCGGCAGCAGTCTGTCGAGGAACTGCGCACCGAACTTGATTTCCGTGAAACGCTGGAGCTGCTTGAAGCAGAAACCCACAGCGAGATCGAGCAGACACACCTGGCCGACTGGGTCAGGCAGCCATTGATCTCCATTCCCGCACCTTTGCAGTGGGCCTCAATGATCACGGGGATTTTCGCCGCTCTGTCGGTGCTCAGCTGGCTGTTCTCCTGGACCGGAATCGCCCCGATTGTTGTCGCCATTATCATTCAGGTCTGTCTGCTGTTTTTTGTCGGCCCGCAAATCCGCGAGCTGCTTAACCAGACAGATGAAGTGCGTGACGGACTGCCGGTCCTCTCGGATGTGCTCTCGCTGATTGAACAACGCGAATTTGAATCGTCGCATCTCAAAACGATCATAGCCGCCCTGCAGACAGATGGAGTGCCTCCTTCCAGGAGCATTGCCCAGCTCAGGCGGGCGATCCAGGGCTTAAACAACTGCTTTCGCAACCAGTTCTCCGCCCCGCTGGCCATCCTGCTGGGAATCCCCTTTCATTACCTGAGTGCTATTGAACGCTGGTTAAAACGCGTGGGGCCGCACTGTCCCGAATGGCTGGCGGCTGTCGGCGAATTTGAAGCCCTCTGCTCCCTGGCTGGCTATGCTTACGAACATCCGGAAGATCCGTTCCCTGAAATCGTGGAACCGGAAGAGGGTCCCTGCTTTGAAGGGACCAGCCTGGGGCATCCCCTGCTTCCACTCCAGCAGGTTGTACGCAATGACGTCACGTTGAACTCCGAACACCGCCTGCTGATGATCAGCGGCTCGAACATGTCCGGCAAAAGCACACTGATGCGAACCGTGGGTACCAACTTTGTGCTCGCCCTGGCCGGCGCACCGGTGAGGGCTGCTTCCCTGCGTGTCTCGCCCATGCAGGCGGGCACCGCGATGCGTGTACAGGATTCGCTGCAACAGGGGGCCTCGCTGTTTTATCAGTCAGTCGCCCGCCTCTCAGCAGTGGTGCACCTGGCAGACGCCCCCGAGCCTGTGCTGTTCCTGCTCGATGAAATCCTGCAGGGCACCAACTCCCATGACCGTCGGATCGGGGCACAGAGCGTGATCGAAACTCTCATCGAACGGGGCGGAATCGGGATTGTGACGACCCACGACCTGGCGTTGACGGAAATTACCGGCCTGTTTGGCGATCTGGCCCGGAACGTGCATTTCGAGGACCAGCTGGTGGACGGCAAAATGACCTTTGACTACCGGATGCGTCCGGGAGTCGTCGAGCACAGCAATGCCCTGGAGCTGATGAAGATGATGGGCATCAAACTCAACGAAGCAGAAATCGATCCAAAATCAGCGGAGACCAACCGCTGA
- a CDS encoding amidohydrolase family protein — translation MDQQPVIDTHQHLWDLDLLELPWLELPGMDVLRHSFRMADYQAATRNCPIAKTVYMEVNVHPDLHPKEARYVLDLCTQPDNPMSGAVIGGQPGEASFGKYLEEFLGNPFLKGVRSVLHDPDRPRGMCLRPQFKQNVQLLGEHDLSFDLCMRPAEIQDAVELVDACPDTRFIVDHCGNMSVQPDQQDARAEWESGMRQIAEREQVMCKISGIVATATAGTWKPADLQQNIAFCLETFGEDRVFFGGDWPVCTLTATFETWYEALQWIVQDRSEAFQRKLFHDNAEAFYRL, via the coding sequence ATGGATCAACAACCTGTTATCGACACGCATCAGCACCTCTGGGATCTGGATCTGCTGGAGTTGCCCTGGCTGGAATTGCCGGGAATGGATGTCTTGCGTCACAGCTTTCGCATGGCCGATTATCAGGCCGCGACCCGGAACTGTCCGATCGCGAAAACGGTCTACATGGAAGTGAATGTTCACCCGGATCTGCATCCAAAAGAAGCCCGCTACGTGCTCGATTTGTGCACTCAGCCTGACAATCCGATGTCAGGTGCCGTCATCGGCGGTCAACCGGGCGAAGCCAGCTTCGGTAAGTACCTGGAAGAGTTCCTCGGGAATCCGTTCCTGAAGGGGGTACGGAGCGTCCTGCACGATCCGGATCGGCCGCGGGGCATGTGCCTGAGACCGCAGTTCAAACAGAATGTCCAGTTGCTGGGAGAGCATGACCTGAGCTTCGATTTGTGCATGCGTCCGGCTGAAATCCAAGATGCGGTGGAACTTGTCGATGCTTGCCCGGACACCCGGTTTATCGTCGATCATTGCGGCAACATGAGTGTGCAGCCCGACCAGCAGGACGCGCGGGCGGAGTGGGAATCAGGAATGCGTCAAATCGCTGAGCGGGAGCAGGTGATGTGCAAGATATCCGGAATCGTGGCGACCGCGACGGCGGGAACCTGGAAACCGGCGGACCTCCAGCAGAACATCGCCTTCTGCCTGGAAACGTTCGGCGAAGACCGCGTCTTTTTTGGAGGGGACTGGCCGGTCTGTACGCTGACGGCGACGTTTGAAACCTGGTACGAAGCACTGCAGTGGATCGTGCAGGATCGCTCCGAGGCATTTCAGCGAAAGCTGTTCCACGACAACGCGGAAGCGTTCTATCGGCTTTAA
- the der gene encoding ribosome biogenesis GTPase Der — translation MAIPKIAIVGRPNVGKSSIFNWIAGHRIAIVDPTAGVTRDRVTYLVHEKDRYFELVDTGGIGITDSDDLSEDIERQIQVGIDEADLILFVVDGSMGLAHLDEEVAQRLRSIEKPKILCINKCDSTRTDDEAAQFFGLTKAPVVLTSVKGNRNRNELIKTILDNLPPAEEFEESEGENLSNPPELKIAIVGRRNVGKSTFINALAESERMIVSEVAGTTRDSVDIRFEFDDKSFLAIDTPGVRKRKSLANDIEFYGLTRAKRSIRRANVVLMFFDSQQTISKVDKQLVAEIEENFKPCIFVVNKWDLARKSEMTSEKWDEYLTSQFRTMRHAPVALVTARDSKNIKQVINLAQTIYKQSRKRVSTGRLNKVVRAAIHNNQPPYSKNRRPKIFYATQVATEPPTIVLKCNDSKLFSESWKRYLSGVLREELPFNEIPIKIYYRSKDLKEDVGPSLDMQDEFEEDFEQE, via the coding sequence ATGGCCATACCCAAAATTGCCATCGTCGGCCGCCCCAATGTTGGCAAAAGTTCGATCTTCAACTGGATCGCCGGACACCGGATCGCGATCGTCGACCCCACCGCCGGCGTGACCCGCGATCGTGTCACGTACCTCGTGCATGAAAAAGACCGCTACTTCGAACTCGTCGACACGGGGGGGATCGGGATTACTGACAGCGATGATCTGTCCGAAGACATCGAACGCCAGATCCAGGTCGGCATTGATGAAGCCGACCTGATCCTGTTTGTTGTGGATGGCAGCATGGGCCTGGCCCACCTGGACGAAGAAGTCGCTCAGCGGCTCCGTTCCATTGAAAAGCCCAAGATCCTCTGTATCAACAAATGCGATTCCACCCGCACCGATGACGAAGCGGCCCAGTTTTTTGGCCTGACGAAAGCTCCGGTGGTCCTCACCAGTGTCAAAGGGAACCGCAACCGCAATGAGTTGATTAAAACCATTCTGGATAACCTCCCCCCCGCGGAAGAGTTTGAAGAATCGGAAGGCGAAAATCTCTCCAACCCGCCGGAACTGAAAATCGCGATTGTCGGTCGCCGTAATGTCGGCAAGAGTACCTTCATTAATGCCCTGGCCGAGTCAGAGCGGATGATCGTCAGCGAAGTCGCAGGCACCACGCGGGACAGCGTCGACATCCGGTTTGAATTCGATGATAAATCGTTCCTGGCCATCGACACGCCTGGGGTACGCAAACGCAAGAGCCTGGCCAATGACATCGAGTTCTACGGCCTGACCCGTGCCAAACGCAGCATCCGCCGCGCTAATGTGGTGCTGATGTTCTTCGATTCTCAGCAGACGATCTCCAAAGTCGACAAGCAGCTGGTTGCGGAAATTGAAGAGAACTTTAAGCCTTGTATCTTCGTAGTCAATAAATGGGACCTGGCCCGCAAAAGCGAAATGACTTCGGAGAAGTGGGACGAATACCTGACCAGCCAGTTCCGCACCATGCGGCACGCCCCGGTCGCCCTGGTGACCGCCCGCGATTCGAAGAATATCAAGCAGGTCATCAACCTGGCACAGACGATCTACAAGCAGTCCCGCAAACGGGTTTCCACCGGACGGCTCAACAAAGTCGTGCGGGCGGCGATCCACAACAATCAGCCCCCTTACTCCAAGAACCGGCGTCCCAAAATCTTCTATGCCACCCAGGTCGCGACCGAACCGCCGACGATCGTGTTGAAGTGCAACGATTCGAAGCTGTTCAGCGAGTCCTGGAAACGTTACCTCAGCGGCGTTTTGCGGGAAGAACTCCCCTTCAACGAGATCCCGATCAAGATTTACTACCGCTCCAAGGATCTTAAGGAAGATGTGGGCCCCAGCCTGGATATGCAGGACGAGTTCGAGGAAGACTTCGAGCAGGAGTAG
- the hpnC gene encoding squalene synthase HpnC — MTVFEHELAAWGPDSAYFEGTDAPVSLAQAQDYCRGVAVGHYENFPVVSWVLPRPLRRHFFNVYAFCRWADDLGDEVDGAEQSLELLCWWRSQLEACYASLSETGQERPTAGEKLHPVFVALAPTIVEFNLPQSAFDDLIQAFEQDQRVLEYETFEQLLGYCQRSANPVGRLVLHLCRSVTEENLAWSDSICTGLQLANFWQDVARDYEIGRIYLPAEDRQRFGYTAEQMQNHEFNAAFQQLMEFEVTRARQFLREGLPLVPQLPGRLQVDIDLFARGGLKILDHVEGLQFNVWKERPEVSKLEFFGLLLQSLARRWGLLKR, encoded by the coding sequence ATGACGGTATTTGAGCATGAATTAGCAGCCTGGGGACCGGATTCGGCCTATTTTGAGGGAACGGATGCTCCCGTTTCGCTCGCACAGGCTCAGGACTACTGCCGCGGAGTCGCGGTGGGGCATTACGAGAATTTTCCCGTCGTCTCCTGGGTACTCCCTCGCCCGTTGCGCAGGCACTTTTTCAACGTGTATGCCTTCTGCCGCTGGGCCGACGATCTGGGCGATGAAGTAGATGGGGCAGAGCAGTCGCTGGAGCTGCTCTGCTGGTGGCGGTCGCAGCTCGAGGCCTGTTATGCCAGCCTGTCCGAGACAGGCCAGGAGCGGCCCACAGCAGGCGAGAAGCTGCATCCAGTGTTTGTCGCGTTGGCCCCGACGATTGTGGAATTCAATCTGCCGCAGAGTGCCTTTGACGACCTGATTCAGGCGTTCGAACAGGATCAGCGGGTACTGGAATATGAGACTTTCGAGCAGCTGCTGGGATACTGTCAGCGAAGTGCGAATCCGGTCGGGCGACTGGTACTGCATCTGTGCCGGTCGGTGACGGAGGAGAACCTGGCCTGGTCTGATTCCATCTGCACCGGCCTGCAACTGGCGAACTTCTGGCAGGACGTAGCCCGCGATTATGAGATCGGCCGCATCTATCTGCCCGCTGAAGATCGACAGCGTTTTGGTTATACCGCAGAGCAGATGCAGAACCATGAATTTAACGCCGCCTTTCAGCAGTTGATGGAGTTTGAAGTGACGCGGGCGCGCCAGTTTCTACGAGAGGGACTGCCGCTGGTGCCTCAGTTACCGGGACGTCTGCAGGTGGATATCGATCTGTTCGCGCGGGGCGGGTTAAAGATCCTGGATCATGTCGAAGGTCTGCAGTTTAACGTCTGGAAAGAGCGGCCTGAGGTCTCGAAGTTAGAGTTTTTCGGACTGCTGTTACAGAGTCTGGCGCGACGCTGGGGATTGCTGAAGCGTTAA
- a CDS encoding ribonucleoside-diphosphate reductase subunit alpha gives MIRAQTEWIVKKRGGRKAPFDASLIGRAISNAFRAELNLAENQPLDDEIRMEIPEMVETVANEISSAAGSDEGVEVEKIQDVVEMMLMRRGHYRIARRYIVYRAERAKLRALRGSSELEDDADTVKSSAPRFHVVLKDGTKVPFDESRILARLSEACRGLEGDCSAEDLLEEVMRSIFDGISVEELYRAMILAARTRIERDPAYDTVASRLMLKIIYNDALGNAPADVNELNQLYVDRFQQFLNDGIEAKRLSPDLLSFDLNRIALALEPKRDHLFQYLGLQAIFDRYLLHIGGRRIETPQYFWMRVSMGLAIQEPGDPTGRAIEFYNILSTFRFTSATPTLFNSATLHPQLSSCYLSTVDDDLDHIFKCVSDNAKLSKWAGGLGNDWTQIRATNSHISGTNGQSQGVIPFLKVVNDTAVAVNQGGKRKGAVCSYLETWHLDVEEFLDLRKNTGDDRRRTHDMHTANWIPDLFMRRVREDAEWTLFSPDSVPDLHDLYGHDFEQRYVEYERMTETGEIKLFRKISAVELWRKMLTRLFETGHPWITWKDPSNIRSPQDHVGVVHSSNLCTEILLNTSRDETAVCNLGSVNLKLHIVDGQLDLGMLEETVRTAMRMLDNVIDINYYPTAEARNSNTRHRPVGLGVMGFQDALLAQGISYASMQAVEFADASMEAISYFSILASSELAGERGRYGSYEGSKWERGLLPIDTLDLYEKERGISVDVDRQARLDWQRVRDSIAANGMRNSNVMAIAPTATISTIIGVSQSIEPSYKHLYVKSNLSGEFTQVNRQLVDDLKALDLWDADMLEALKYYDGSVVEIERIPDDVKARYLTAFEVEPKWIIECAAHRQKWIDMGQSLNLYLAEPSGKKLHEMYMLAWERGLKTTYYLRTLAATQVEKSTVDVNKFGIQPRWMKNASASGDIQVERSVQPATVVTPGQSCNLDGDCEACQ, from the coding sequence ATGATTCGAGCGCAAACAGAATGGATCGTCAAGAAGCGCGGGGGGCGCAAGGCTCCCTTTGATGCTTCGTTGATCGGTCGAGCAATCTCCAACGCTTTTCGTGCAGAATTGAATCTCGCGGAAAATCAGCCCCTCGATGATGAAATCCGGATGGAAATTCCGGAGATGGTCGAGACAGTCGCCAACGAAATTTCTTCAGCAGCCGGCAGTGATGAAGGCGTTGAAGTCGAGAAGATTCAGGACGTCGTCGAGATGATGCTGATGCGTCGCGGTCATTACCGGATCGCCCGTCGTTACATCGTCTATCGCGCCGAACGCGCCAAGCTGCGTGCTCTGCGTGGCTCATCAGAGCTGGAAGACGATGCCGATACCGTCAAGTCTTCCGCACCCCGGTTCCACGTCGTCCTCAAAGACGGCACGAAAGTCCCCTTCGACGAATCACGGATCCTGGCCCGCCTGTCGGAAGCCTGCCGCGGTCTGGAAGGTGACTGCTCGGCAGAAGACCTGCTCGAAGAAGTCATGCGTTCCATCTTTGACGGCATCTCCGTTGAAGAACTGTATCGCGCCATGATTCTGGCAGCCCGGACCCGCATCGAACGCGATCCGGCTTACGATACCGTCGCCTCACGCCTGATGCTGAAAATCATCTACAATGACGCCCTGGGGAATGCTCCGGCTGACGTCAATGAACTGAATCAGCTGTACGTCGATCGGTTCCAGCAGTTTCTCAACGATGGCATCGAAGCTAAACGTCTGAGCCCCGATCTGCTCAGCTTCGACCTGAACCGCATCGCCCTGGCCCTGGAGCCCAAACGCGATCACCTGTTCCAGTACCTCGGGCTGCAGGCCATCTTCGACCGTTATCTGCTGCACATCGGCGGCCGACGCATTGAAACGCCCCAGTATTTCTGGATGCGGGTTTCCATGGGCCTGGCGATCCAGGAACCAGGCGATCCGACCGGACGGGCGATCGAGTTCTACAACATTCTCTCCACCTTCCGCTTCACCTCGGCGACACCGACGCTGTTTAACTCAGCCACGCTGCATCCGCAGTTGAGCTCCTGTTACCTGTCGACCGTCGACGACGATCTGGATCACATCTTCAAGTGTGTTTCCGATAACGCCAAGCTCTCCAAATGGGCCGGCGGACTGGGGAACGACTGGACTCAGATCCGGGCGACCAACTCGCACATCAGCGGTACCAACGGCCAGAGCCAGGGCGTGATTCCGTTCCTGAAAGTGGTCAACGATACGGCTGTGGCTGTGAACCAGGGCGGAAAACGGAAAGGGGCCGTCTGCTCCTACCTCGAAACCTGGCACCTGGATGTCGAAGAGTTCCTCGATCTGCGGAAGAACACCGGCGACGATCGTCGTCGGACGCACGACATGCACACCGCCAACTGGATTCCCGACCTGTTTATGCGTCGTGTTCGCGAAGACGCCGAGTGGACCCTGTTCAGCCCGGACAGCGTTCCCGATCTGCATGATCTCTACGGTCACGATTTCGAACAGCGGTATGTCGAATACGAACGCATGACCGAAACCGGCGAGATCAAACTGTTCCGGAAGATCTCCGCGGTCGAACTCTGGCGGAAGATGCTGACCCGTCTGTTCGAAACTGGTCACCCCTGGATCACCTGGAAAGATCCGTCCAACATCCGTTCGCCTCAGGATCATGTCGGCGTGGTTCACAGCAGTAACCTCTGTACCGAGATTCTGCTCAACACCTCCCGCGATGAAACCGCGGTCTGCAACCTGGGTTCCGTGAACCTCAAGCTGCACATCGTCGATGGTCAGCTCGACCTGGGGATGCTGGAAGAGACCGTTCGCACCGCCATGCGGATGCTCGACAACGTGATCGACATCAACTACTACCCGACTGCCGAAGCACGCAACTCCAACACCCGTCATCGTCCCGTCGGTCTGGGCGTGATGGGCTTCCAGGACGCTCTGCTTGCCCAGGGAATCAGCTATGCCAGCATGCAGGCCGTTGAGTTTGCCGATGCGAGCATGGAAGCCATTTCCTACTTTTCGATCCTGGCTTCTTCCGAACTGGCGGGAGAACGGGGTCGCTACGGTTCCTACGAAGGTTCCAAGTGGGAGCGGGGTCTGTTGCCGATCGATACGCTCGATCTGTATGAGAAAGAGCGGGGCATCTCCGTCGACGTGGACCGTCAGGCCCGTCTGGACTGGCAGCGCGTCCGCGATTCCATCGCCGCCAACGGCATGCGTAACAGCAACGTGATGGCGATCGCTCCGACCGCGACCATCTCTACTATTATTGGTGTGTCGCAGTCGATCGAACCTTCCTACAAGCACCTGTATGTGAAGAGTAACCTTTCCGGCGAGTTTACTCAGGTCAACCGTCAACTGGTGGACGACCTGAAAGCCCTCGACCTGTGGGATGCCGACATGCTGGAAGCCCTCAAGTACTACGATGGTTCGGTCGTCGAAATTGAGCGGATTCCCGATGACGTGAAGGCCCGTTACCTGACGGCGTTTGAAGTCGAACCCAAGTGGATCATTGAGTGTGCCGCCCATCGCCAGAAATGGATCGATATGGGACAGTCACTCAATCTCTATCTGGCAGAACCGTCCGGGAAGAAGCTGCATGAAATGTACATGCTGGCCTGGGAACGGGGTCTGAAAACGACTTACTACCTGCGAACACTGGCAGCCACCCAGGTTGAAAAATCAACCGTGGACGTCAACAAGTTCGGCATTCAGCCTCGCTGGATGAAGAACGCCAGTGCTTCTGGTGACATTCAGGTAGAACGGTCGGTGCAACCAGCTACCGTGGTGACACCCGGTCAATCCTGTAATCTGGATGGTGACTGCGAAGCCTGCCAGTAA